The Elaeis guineensis isolate ETL-2024a chromosome 13, EG11, whole genome shotgun sequence genome includes a region encoding these proteins:
- the LOC105032791 gene encoding F-box protein SNE, whose protein sequence is MGDMILPLEEEEDMKRRNTFSINDNVDLLVEILGRLDGRSLGVAACVCRLWSSVCRRDSVWEALCNRHVAGGGGGPGTRSVVAALGGYRRLYRLCVGPVLDRLAGGPGRAGWAPTREEAAHLSLSLSLSLFSIDCYERLGGPRQRPASLLFLCKPVNVS, encoded by the coding sequence ATGGGAGATATGATATTGCCGTTGGAAGAGGAGGAGGACATGAAGAGGAGGAACACGTTTAGCATAAACGATAACGTGGATTTATTGGTGGAGATACTGGGGAGGCTGGACGGGAGGTCGCTAGGGGTGGCGGCGTGCGTGTGCAGGCTGTGGAGCAGCGTGTGCCGGAGGGACAGCGTATGGGAGGCTCTGTGCAACCGACACGTGGCGGGGGGAGGGGGCGGGCCGGGGACGCGGTCCGTGGTGGCGGCCCTGGGCGGGTACCGCCGGCTGTACCGGCTCTGCGTCGGGCCGGTGCTGGACCGCCTCGCGGGCGGGCCGGGACGGGCCGGGTGGGCCCCAACCCGCGAGGAGGCGGCGCACCTCTCCCTCTCGCTTTCCCTCTCGCTCTTCTCCATCGACTGCTACGAGCGGCTCGGCGGCCCCCGGCAGCGGCCGGCGTCGCTGCTCTTCCTCTGCAAGCCCGTCAACGTCTCGTGA